From the genome of Pelobacter propionicus DSM 2379, one region includes:
- a CDS encoding Mur ligase family protein, with product MANHPASKNTARHMYRKWVLFVRKLGFPLKITPHIPTACITGSVGKTTTCRMVASILRETGKTVALSTTLGTYVGDSPRCIGDSSNGRRGSRLLAERQVDAGVFEIARGGLINEGMLFSNYDIGALLNVYDNHIGLKGVESRADLAKVKKQVVVNARKMAILNADDPLCLGVKKDIRAARTCLITMTAESPVVRDHMSRGGVAVRQEGNGAEAMIRLYEGNKMVLSMAALDIPASWGGRYRPAINNAMFAAAITYGLDVSTQSIRAGLRSFQSDEVSNPGRMNFYDHLPCGLLITWADGPEAACEIADFVSLHTISGKKHLMLAAMGNRPDAFIVETALAFSGRFDSYISTDWEDLRGRAPGEVAGLLASGFKNGGVDQSRIEIATSYDDGLSRAFAKPSQGDLLVIVSFSGWRAKEQGLFKSKNIP from the coding sequence ATGGCCAATCACCCCGCCTCCAAAAACACTGCTCGACATATGTACAGAAAATGGGTTCTGTTTGTGCGCAAACTGGGCTTCCCGCTGAAGATCACGCCACATATCCCAACCGCTTGCATAACGGGCAGTGTGGGAAAAACAACGACGTGCCGAATGGTTGCATCTATTTTGCGGGAAACGGGCAAAACGGTCGCACTGAGCACGACTCTCGGTACATATGTGGGAGACAGTCCTCGGTGTATCGGCGATTCTTCAAATGGCCGCCGCGGCAGTCGGTTGTTGGCAGAGCGCCAAGTTGACGCAGGGGTGTTTGAAATTGCACGAGGCGGTCTCATTAATGAGGGAATGTTGTTTTCCAACTACGATATCGGCGCGCTGCTGAATGTTTACGACAACCACATCGGCCTGAAGGGGGTTGAGTCTCGGGCCGATCTGGCCAAAGTAAAAAAACAGGTGGTGGTCAATGCCCGGAAAATGGCCATTTTGAACGCGGACGACCCTTTGTGTCTTGGGGTAAAGAAGGACATTCGTGCCGCGCGCACATGTCTGATCACGATGACTGCTGAGAGCCCCGTTGTGCGCGATCACATGTCCAGGGGGGGCGTAGCTGTTCGTCAGGAAGGCAACGGGGCAGAGGCGATGATCAGGTTGTACGAGGGCAACAAAATGGTCCTCTCCATGGCAGCTCTGGATATTCCTGCCAGTTGGGGAGGTCGATATCGGCCAGCAATCAACAATGCCATGTTTGCTGCAGCCATTACGTATGGGCTGGATGTTTCTACACAATCCATACGAGCGGGCTTGCGTAGCTTTCAGTCAGATGAGGTCAGCAACCCAGGCAGAATGAATTTTTATGACCATCTACCCTGCGGTTTGCTGATTACCTGGGCAGACGGCCCGGAGGCGGCCTGCGAAATTGCCGATTTTGTGTCCCTCCATACCATTTCAGGGAAAAAGCATCTGATGCTCGCGGCTATGGGAAATCGCCCGGATGCTTTCATCGTGGAGACGGCGCTGGCGTTTTCGGGCAGATTTGACAGCTACATCAGCACCGACTGGGAAGACTTGCGTGGGCGTGCGCCTGGGGAAGTTGCCGGGCTTCTGGCCAGCGGGTTCAAAAATGGCGGGGTCGATCAAAGCAGGATAGAAATCGCCACGTCGTATGATGATGGCTTGTCACGTGCATTTGCCAAGCCGTCTCAGGGGGACTTGCTCGTCATTGTGAGTTTCAGCGGCTGGAGGGCAAAAGAACAGGGCTTGTTCAAAAGCAAAAACATCCCATGA
- a CDS encoding PQQ-dependent sugar dehydrogenase: MGRSASGAVTALITIALLAAFGCDGNQNTTLAAAGDGPALTRTLLLSGLEKPWDLAFTPDGALLFTEKCRGLSARRADGSVKRLFGTKGSALVADDLFCSGQSGMNGVAVDPDFTRNRYVYVYMASRLSNPATNRVVRLRVDRGYTSVGNRRDIVSDIPFKHRANRWGGPGTHSGGRIRFSPTDRFLYVTTGDNHNGPLPQDLTRLGGKTLRIDRDGRAAPGNATPAKGDGRIFTWGHRNVQGIAFRPVSGQPFACEHGPGHSDEVTPLIAGGNGGWDPKPGPGVACEDDYCGYVSNRADGRPTPMTDLDRFPAALPPSWNNGGRSQGMSPCVFLSGPQWKGWDGRLAVGFLRGKRIEMLQLDRTGRTIATSTVPDIPAERIRTLVQGPDNALYVSTDGGEIWKLTPRP, translated from the coding sequence ATGGGAAGATCAGCTTCAGGTGCCGTGACGGCACTTATCACGATTGCCCTGCTCGCGGCTTTCGGCTGCGACGGCAATCAGAACACGACCCTGGCAGCGGCGGGCGACGGGCCGGCCCTGACCCGCACGCTGCTTTTGTCCGGGCTGGAAAAACCCTGGGATCTGGCCTTCACCCCCGACGGCGCCCTGCTGTTCACGGAGAAGTGCCGCGGGCTCTCGGCGCGACGTGCGGACGGCAGCGTGAAGCGACTGTTCGGCACAAAGGGCTCGGCCCTGGTGGCCGATGATCTCTTCTGCAGCGGCCAGAGCGGCATGAACGGGGTGGCCGTGGATCCGGACTTCACCCGCAACCGCTATGTCTACGTCTACATGGCATCCAGACTGAGCAACCCGGCGACGAACCGCGTCGTACGCCTGCGGGTGGATCGGGGTTATACCAGCGTGGGCAACCGCAGGGACATCGTCAGCGACATCCCCTTCAAGCACAGGGCCAACCGCTGGGGCGGTCCCGGAACCCACAGCGGTGGCCGCATCCGCTTCAGCCCAACTGACCGGTTCCTCTACGTCACCACGGGCGACAACCACAACGGCCCGCTCCCCCAGGACCTGACCCGACTGGGGGGCAAGACCCTGCGCATAGACCGCGACGGCAGAGCAGCGCCCGGCAATGCTACACCGGCTAAGGGCGATGGACGCATCTTCACCTGGGGACACCGCAACGTGCAGGGGATCGCCTTCCGTCCCGTCAGCGGCCAGCCATTTGCCTGCGAGCACGGCCCGGGACACAGCGACGAGGTAACGCCGCTCATCGCCGGGGGCAACGGCGGATGGGACCCGAAGCCCGGGCCGGGCGTTGCCTGCGAGGATGACTACTGCGGCTACGTCTCCAACAGGGCGGACGGCAGGCCGACGCCGATGACCGACCTGGACCGGTTCCCCGCGGCGCTCCCTCCCTCCTGGAACAACGGCGGCAGATCACAGGGGATGAGCCCCTGCGTCTTCCTGAGCGGCCCCCAGTGGAAGGGGTGGGACGGCCGGCTGGCGGTGGGCTTTTTGCGCGGCAAACGCATCGAGATGCTGCAGCTTGACAGGACGGGCAGGACTATTGCAACATCGACCGTCCCCGACATCCCGGCCGAGCGCATCCGCACGCTGGTCCAGGGGCCGGACAACGCTCTGTACGTATCCACCGACGGCGGAGAAATCTGGAAACTCACCCCGCGCCCCTGA